From the Gemmatimonadales bacterium genome, one window contains:
- the pstC gene encoding phosphate ABC transporter permease subunit PstC — translation MEVSNPAPDQALGGARFGDRFFKALLTVAALAVPVLLGFLVWELWVGSREAIHEFGLGFLTSSDWDPVEGRFGALPLIFGTVVSSALALLIAVPLSLGVAIFLTEFAPMKIRGPVAFLIELLAAIPSVVYGLWGIFVMIPFLRTTIYPFLKDTLGFLPFFQGPIYGPGMLSAAIILAIMVMPYIMSVSREVLLAVPNTQREAAMALGATRWEALTGAVLPYARSGIIGAVILGLGRALGETMAVTMVIGNRHEIAASLFAPGYTMAAAIANEFAEAVENIHLSALSYVALTLFVVTVLINAAARLLIWRVAQGGGGKSA, via the coding sequence ATGGAAGTTTCGAATCCAGCCCCGGACCAGGCCCTCGGCGGCGCCCGCTTCGGCGACCGCTTCTTCAAGGCGCTGCTGACGGTGGCCGCCCTCGCAGTCCCCGTGCTCCTTGGGTTCCTGGTCTGGGAGCTCTGGGTCGGATCACGCGAAGCCATCCATGAGTTCGGCCTCGGATTCCTGACTTCCAGTGATTGGGATCCCGTCGAAGGCCGGTTTGGCGCCCTCCCCCTGATCTTCGGCACCGTCGTCAGCTCCGCGCTCGCCCTGCTGATCGCCGTCCCACTCTCGCTGGGCGTGGCGATCTTCCTGACCGAGTTTGCGCCGATGAAGATCCGTGGTCCTGTGGCCTTCCTCATTGAACTCCTGGCCGCCATCCCGAGCGTGGTCTATGGACTCTGGGGCATCTTCGTGATGATCCCCTTCCTGCGGACCACCATCTACCCATTCCTCAAGGACACCCTCGGCTTCCTCCCCTTCTTCCAGGGACCGATCTACGGACCCGGGATGCTCTCCGCCGCCATCATCCTGGCCATCATGGTCATGCCGTACATCATGTCGGTGTCGCGGGAAGTCCTCCTCGCTGTCCCGAATACCCAGCGCGAAGCCGCCATGGCCCTTGGCGCCACCCGGTGGGAGGCGCTGACAGGCGCTGTGCTCCCCTACGCCCGGTCGGGCATCATCGGCGCCGTCATCCTCGGGCTTGGTCGTGCGCTCGGCGAGACCATGGCGGTCACGATGGTCATCGGCAATCGCCACGAGATCGCCGCGTCGCTCTTTGCCCCCGGGTACACGATGGCTGCGGCCATCGCCAATGAGTTCGCCGAGGCGGTGGAGAACATCCACCTCTCGGCGCTGTCGTACGTGGCCCTGACGCTCTTCGTGGTGACGGTACTGATCAACGCGGCCGCCCGGCTGCTCATCTGGCGCGTCGCCCAGGGCGGCGGAGGGAAGTCGGCATGA
- the pstA gene encoding phosphate ABC transporter permease PstA, with amino-acid sequence MNRAAARRRRSHFMVGLMGLAVVIAVLPLLLILGTLAVKGASSLNLAFFTKLPVPAGETGGGVMHAIVGTLMIVGTACLIGLPLGIGGGIYCAEYPGSKLATLTRFVSDVLNGTPSIVVGVFAWTWIVASQKHFSALAGSVALAILMIPMVTRTTEEMIKLVPHSLREAALALGYSRWRTSLTVVVRTTLPGIVTGSLLAVARVAGETAPLLFTALGSQYLSFNLNQPMAALPLVVFTYATGPYEEWHQLAWATALVLILVVLVLSIAARLATRRKFTQHG; translated from the coding sequence ATGAACCGCGCCGCCGCCCGCCGCCGTCGCAGCCATTTCATGGTTGGTCTCATGGGACTGGCCGTCGTGATTGCCGTGTTGCCGCTGCTGCTGATTCTCGGCACGCTCGCCGTCAAGGGAGCCAGCAGCCTGAACCTCGCCTTCTTCACCAAGCTGCCCGTGCCGGCCGGCGAGACCGGTGGCGGCGTGATGCACGCCATCGTCGGGACGCTGATGATCGTGGGGACCGCCTGCCTCATCGGGCTGCCGCTCGGCATCGGCGGGGGGATCTACTGCGCGGAGTACCCCGGTTCGAAGCTCGCCACGCTCACCCGGTTCGTATCGGACGTGCTGAACGGCACGCCGTCGATCGTGGTCGGTGTCTTCGCCTGGACCTGGATCGTGGCCTCGCAAAAGCACTTCTCCGCGCTGGCGGGCAGCGTGGCGCTCGCGATTCTCATGATCCCGATGGTCACCCGCACCACGGAAGAGATGATCAAGCTGGTGCCGCACTCCCTCCGGGAGGCGGCGCTCGCGCTGGGCTACTCGCGCTGGCGGACGAGCCTGACCGTGGTGGTGCGCACCACCCTCCCCGGCATCGTGACGGGGAGCCTGCTGGCCGTGGCGCGAGTGGCGGGGGAGACCGCCCCGCTGCTCTTCACGGCGCTGGGCAGCCAGTACCTGTCGTTCAATCTCAACCAGCCGATGGCGGCCCTGCCGCTGGTGGTGTTCACCTACGCCACCGGCCCCTACGAAGAGTGGCACCAGCTGGCGTGGGCCACGGCGCTGGTCCTCATCCTGGTGGTGCTGGTGCTCAGCATCGCCGCACGGTTGGCGACGCGGCGAAAGTTCACCCAGCATGGCTGA
- the pstB gene encoding phosphate ABC transporter ATP-binding protein PstB, which translates to MADHPARIATERLSAMYGKITAVKDVTLGFAPNRVHALIGPSGCGKSTFLRSLNRMHELTPGGWITGRVLLDGKDVYSAKVNPMQLRRRVGMVFQKPTPFPTMSIFDNVAAGLRVGERRSRTEVAATVEQALRGAALWDEVKDRLKASALALSGGQQQRLCVARTIAPKPEVVLLDEPTASLDPQGTQRIEELLFTLKKEFTIVIVTHNMQQAARVSDTTTFFYMGGMVETGATRQLFTSPAREETEAYITGRFG; encoded by the coding sequence ATGGCTGACCATCCGGCCCGTATCGCCACCGAGCGCCTGAGCGCCATGTACGGGAAGATCACGGCCGTCAAGGACGTCACCCTCGGCTTTGCTCCCAACCGGGTCCACGCCCTGATCGGCCCCAGCGGTTGCGGGAAGTCCACCTTCCTCCGCTCGTTGAACCGGATGCACGAGCTGACGCCCGGAGGCTGGATCACCGGACGCGTCCTGCTCGACGGCAAGGACGTCTACTCGGCCAAGGTCAACCCGATGCAGCTGCGGCGCCGGGTCGGGATGGTCTTCCAGAAACCGACTCCCTTCCCGACGATGTCCATCTTCGATAACGTGGCGGCTGGGCTGCGCGTGGGGGAGCGGCGCTCGCGGACGGAAGTGGCGGCCACGGTTGAACAGGCGCTGCGCGGCGCCGCGCTCTGGGACGAGGTCAAGGACCGGCTCAAGGCCAGCGCGCTCGCCCTGTCCGGCGGCCAGCAGCAGCGGCTCTGCGTGGCGCGCACCATTGCCCCGAAGCCGGAAGTGGTGCTCCTCGACGAGCCGACGGCCTCGCTCGACCCGCAGGGCACCCAGCGCATTGAGGAGTTGCTCTTCACGCTGAAGAAGGAGTTCACGATCGTCATCGTGACCCACAACATGCAGCAAGCCGCCCGGGTCTCGGACACGACCACCTTCTTCTACATGGGCGGCATGGTCGAGACCGGCGCGACGCGGCAGCTCTTCACCTCGCCCGCGCGCGAAGAAACGGAAGCCTACATCACCGGACGGTTCGGATGA
- the pstB gene encoding phosphate ABC transporter ATP-binding protein PstB: MTSTLVERKAMPHASSLRPTLAPRRDAARTHATGEPVVEARDFRFSYGATEVLKGISLKVQRHAVTAIIGPSGCGKSTFLRAINRMHELLPDVSHAGELLLDGQSIYGPGRDLVDLRRRIGMVFQRPNPFPKSIFDNVAYGPVVNRLTLKRDLPELVERCLRQAALWDEVKDRLHEPGTGLSGGQQQRLCIARALANAPDVLLMDEPCSALDPIATQKVEELIFELKQHYTIAIVTHNMQQAARVSDFTGFFDRGELIEFGDTEQLFTAPAHDRTEAYITGRFG; encoded by the coding sequence ATGACCTCCACCCTCGTCGAACGGAAGGCCATGCCGCACGCATCCAGCCTCAGGCCGACGCTCGCCCCGCGGCGGGACGCGGCACGAACTCACGCGACCGGCGAGCCGGTCGTGGAAGCGCGGGACTTCCGCTTTTCCTACGGCGCCACAGAGGTGCTCAAGGGGATCTCGCTCAAGGTGCAGCGCCACGCGGTCACCGCCATCATCGGGCCCTCGGGCTGTGGCAAGTCCACGTTCCTCCGCGCCATCAACCGGATGCACGAACTGCTCCCCGACGTCTCCCACGCCGGTGAGCTGCTGCTCGACGGCCAGTCGATCTACGGGCCCGGGCGGGATCTCGTGGACCTTCGGCGACGGATCGGGATGGTGTTCCAGCGCCCCAACCCCTTCCCGAAGTCTATCTTCGACAACGTCGCCTACGGCCCGGTGGTGAACCGGCTGACCCTGAAGCGGGACCTCCCCGAGCTGGTGGAGCGCTGCCTCCGGCAGGCCGCCCTCTGGGACGAGGTGAAGGATCGCCTGCACGAACCCGGCACCGGGCTCTCGGGCGGCCAGCAGCAGCGCCTCTGCATCGCCCGCGCGCTGGCCAATGCCCCTGACGTCCTGTTGATGGACGAGCCCTGCTCGGCGCTGGACCCGATCGCGACCCAGAAGGTGGAGGAACTCATCTTCGAGTTGAAGCAGCACTACACGATTGCGATCGTGACGCACAACATGCAGCAGGCCGCCCGCGTGTCCGACTTCACCGGCTTCTTCGACCGCGGTGAGTTGATCGAGTTCGGTGACACGGAGCAGCTGTTCACCGCCCCGGCGCACGACCGCACCGAGGCGTACATCACGGGGAGATTCGGATGA
- the phoU gene encoding phosphate signaling complex protein PhoU: MTEAHRHFHDDLSQVKIRLLTMSGEAEAALGLAVDALLERDTAKAEAVVASDRVIDQMEVELEEMCINLLALQQPMARDLRMLTSALKIANDLERVGDHAVNIAQSALRLADQRAIAPEPEIVEMARLARDMLSDALEAFIRGDSQAGREVCRRDDKVDVLHRSVFRILLTHMMEDPHTIGAGMELFLVSRNLERVADLATNIGEDVVFLVEGKSIKHHAEDVGDAAWPAGAPKR; the protein is encoded by the coding sequence ATGACCGAGGCCCATCGGCATTTTCACGACGACCTGAGCCAGGTCAAGATTCGCCTGCTGACCATGTCCGGGGAGGCTGAAGCCGCGCTCGGGCTGGCCGTGGACGCGCTGCTCGAGCGCGACACCGCCAAGGCGGAGGCCGTGGTGGCCAGCGACCGGGTTATCGACCAGATGGAGGTCGAGCTCGAGGAGATGTGCATCAACCTGCTGGCCCTGCAGCAGCCGATGGCGCGCGACCTCCGCATGCTGACCTCCGCGCTGAAGATCGCGAACGACCTCGAACGGGTCGGTGACCACGCGGTGAACATCGCGCAATCGGCGCTGCGCCTCGCGGACCAGCGGGCCATCGCGCCGGAACCGGAAATCGTCGAAATGGCCCGGCTCGCACGCGACATGCTCTCCGACGCGCTCGAGGCCTTCATCCGGGGCGACTCGCAAGCCGGGCGCGAGGTATGCCGCCGTGACGACAAGGTGGACGTGCTCCACCGGTCGGTGTTCCGGATCCTCCTCACCCACATGATGGAGGACCCGCACACGATCGGCGCGGGAATGGAACTCTTCCTCGTCAGCCGCAACCTCGAGCGGGTGGCCGACCTCGCCACCAACATCGGCGAGGACGTGGTATTCCTGGTGGAGGGGAAGTCGATCAAGCATCACGCCGAAGACGTGGGTGACGCGGCCTGGCCCGCGGGGGCCCCGAAACGGTGA
- a CDS encoding Ppx/GppA phosphatase family protein, whose amino-acid sequence MTRARRAARTRLAAIDVGSNSIRLLVAEYDPGTGLSPIDEIKAQPRLAQGLAATGRLDPEAIERALAALRRMADVARRRGATRIAAVATAAVREAKNGGEFVRRVRDEIGLPLQVITTEHEAQLSYRSVRHHFRLDNTKALIADIGGGSLELVGAVDGLVELSRSLPYGAVRLTEQFMPGKRAQHREVGALRKHLAKRLARQLPKRAWTGARIIGSGGTFTNLGRMVVARRGGDPTEPVHGIEITVAELEHLLEWLSTRTAVQRRSVPGLNPERADIILAGLTVIAALLERLDAGSVTVSAYGLREGLLWEMVGASAADAPPVDPMQLVREFADRCRTDRQHVEQVRLLALSLFDQIGEAVGCAPEERHILEAASILHDVGQLVSYKSHHRHSYQLIMHADRIGLGARERSLVALVSRYHRRRGPKKSDPPFAALTPDDQALVRRVAGLLRVADGLDRGHTAVVDQVVAELTRKKLVLRIAPKRAGANMALEGWAARRKADLLQKVLGRKITITASLAPAPKARKRATPRKAPRRS is encoded by the coding sequence GTGACGCGGGCGCGCCGGGCCGCGCGCACGCGCCTGGCCGCGATCGACGTGGGGTCGAATTCCATCCGGCTCCTGGTCGCCGAGTACGACCCCGGCACGGGGCTGTCGCCGATCGATGAAATCAAGGCCCAGCCCCGGCTGGCCCAGGGGCTCGCCGCCACCGGACGGCTCGACCCGGAGGCCATCGAACGCGCGCTCGCGGCGCTCCGCCGCATGGCCGATGTGGCCCGGCGCCGCGGGGCCACCCGGATCGCGGCCGTGGCCACCGCCGCGGTGCGAGAAGCAAAGAACGGCGGCGAGTTTGTCCGCCGGGTGCGCGACGAAATCGGACTCCCCCTGCAGGTCATCACCACCGAGCACGAAGCCCAGCTCTCCTATCGGTCCGTCCGCCATCATTTCCGTCTCGACAACACCAAGGCGCTCATCGCCGATATCGGCGGCGGGAGCCTGGAGCTCGTCGGCGCGGTGGACGGCCTCGTCGAGCTCAGCCGGTCATTGCCCTACGGCGCCGTCCGGCTGACGGAGCAGTTCATGCCGGGGAAGCGGGCGCAGCATCGCGAGGTCGGTGCCCTGCGCAAGCACCTGGCCAAGCGCCTCGCGCGCCAGCTCCCCAAGCGGGCCTGGACCGGGGCACGGATCATCGGCTCCGGCGGCACCTTCACCAACCTCGGTCGGATGGTGGTGGCCCGGCGCGGCGGCGACCCCACGGAGCCGGTGCACGGCATCGAGATCACGGTCGCCGAGCTGGAGCACCTGCTGGAATGGCTCTCCACGCGCACCGCGGTGCAGCGCCGCAGCGTCCCGGGACTCAACCCCGAGCGCGCGGACATCATCCTGGCGGGGCTCACCGTCATTGCCGCGCTGCTCGAACGCCTCGACGCCGGCAGCGTAACGGTCAGCGCCTACGGCCTGCGTGAGGGACTGTTGTGGGAGATGGTTGGGGCGTCCGCCGCCGATGCGCCCCCGGTCGACCCGATGCAGCTGGTGCGGGAGTTCGCCGACCGCTGCCGCACCGATCGCCAGCACGTCGAACAGGTTCGCCTGCTGGCGCTCTCGCTCTTCGACCAGATCGGCGAGGCCGTGGGGTGCGCGCCGGAGGAACGGCACATCCTCGAGGCCGCCAGCATCCTGCACGATGTCGGGCAGCTGGTGAGCTACAAGAGTCATCACCGACACAGCTACCAGCTGATCATGCATGCCGACCGCATCGGCCTTGGCGCGCGCGAACGGTCACTCGTGGCGCTGGTCAGTCGATACCATCGCCGCCGCGGACCCAAGAAGTCCGACCCGCCCTTCGCCGCCCTGACCCCTGACGACCAGGCGCTGGTCCGCCGCGTGGCCGGACTCCTCCGGGTCGCCGACGGTCTCGATCGCGGGCATACCGCGGTCGTCGATCAGGTGGTCGCAGAATTGACGCGGAAGAAACTCGTGTTGCGGATTGCCCCGAAGCGCGCCGGCGCCAACATGGCCCTCGAAGGATGGGCGGCGCGCCGCAAGGCCGATCTGCTGCAGAAGGTGCTGGGGCGCAAGATCACCATCACCGCGTCCCTGGCCCCGGCCCCCAAGGCCCGAAAGCGCGCTACTCCCCGTAAGGCACCCAGACGTTCTTGA
- a CDS encoding aldehyde dehydrogenase family protein, producing the protein MATIPEIFASMAYGPAPESAKPAEEWLARHDGRFGLFLGGAWTAPGELFETVNPGTGRPLARVTQASDADVDRAVAAAREAQPGWWAIGGHARARHLYALARAVQRNARLLSVVESLDNGKPIRESRDIDIPLVARHFYHHAGWAQLMERELPGMEPVGVAGQIIPWNFPMLMLAWKIAPALAMGNTVVLKPAEFTSLTALLFAELCEEAGLPAGVVNIITGDGRTGAALVAHPGVDKIAFTGSTDVGRLIRVATAGSGKKLSLELGGKSPFIVFDDADLDSVVEGVVDAIWFNQGQVCCAGSRILAQEGIAPKLEARLKARMETLRIGDPLDKAIDIGAIIAPVQLEKIRELVAKGEEEGGRMWQPSWSCPTEGYFYPPTLFTDVAPSATVAQVEIFGPVVVMMSFRTPTEAVELANNTRYGLAASVWTESINLALDIAPKVKAGSVWVNCTNVFDAAAGFGGYRESGFGREGGKEGLWEYVKDGRAAGQGGRGAATAYSASAGATAKSPRRPAAQPSIDRTPKLYIGGAQVRPDSGYSLPVHDRSGAVAGEVGHGNRKDIRNAVEAAHAARGWGRATAHLRAQVLYYIAENLDARRDEFVSRIVDLTGRSKKQGREEVDMSLSRLFSYAAWADKWDGRVHHTPIRNVTLAMPEPLGVMAVVCPEEWPLLGFISTTIPPLAMGNAVVAVPSVRWPLLATDLYQVLDTSDLPGGALNIVTGPSEELAAVLAAHDDVDAMWYWGSAAGSAEVERLSAGNLKQTWVDHGRGVRWEVPVDGEGERFLRHATQVKNVWVPYGE; encoded by the coding sequence ATGGCAACCATCCCCGAGATCTTCGCCTCGATGGCGTACGGGCCCGCGCCCGAATCCGCGAAGCCCGCCGAGGAGTGGCTCGCGCGGCATGACGGACGTTTCGGGCTGTTTCTTGGAGGGGCGTGGACGGCGCCAGGTGAGCTCTTCGAGACGGTCAACCCGGGGACCGGACGGCCACTCGCCCGGGTAACCCAGGCCTCGGACGCCGACGTGGATCGTGCCGTCGCCGCGGCGCGCGAGGCCCAGCCGGGGTGGTGGGCGATTGGCGGGCACGCGCGCGCCCGACACCTCTATGCCCTCGCCCGTGCGGTGCAGCGGAACGCGCGGCTGCTCTCGGTGGTGGAGTCGCTCGACAACGGAAAGCCGATCCGCGAGTCGCGCGACATCGACATTCCGCTGGTGGCGCGGCATTTCTACCACCACGCCGGCTGGGCACAGTTGATGGAGCGGGAACTCCCCGGCATGGAGCCGGTCGGTGTCGCCGGCCAGATCATTCCGTGGAATTTCCCGATGCTGATGCTGGCGTGGAAGATTGCGCCGGCGCTGGCCATGGGAAACACCGTGGTGCTCAAGCCGGCGGAATTCACCTCGCTGACGGCGTTGCTGTTCGCCGAGCTGTGCGAGGAGGCGGGGTTGCCCGCCGGGGTCGTCAACATCATCACCGGCGATGGCCGGACCGGCGCCGCCCTGGTGGCCCATCCCGGCGTGGACAAGATTGCCTTCACCGGCTCGACTGACGTCGGCCGCCTCATCCGGGTCGCCACCGCCGGGAGTGGCAAGAAGCTCTCGCTCGAGCTCGGCGGAAAGTCCCCCTTCATCGTGTTCGACGACGCCGACCTCGACAGTGTGGTCGAGGGCGTTGTGGACGCGATCTGGTTCAACCAGGGGCAGGTGTGCTGCGCGGGGTCGCGCATCCTGGCGCAGGAGGGGATTGCGCCCAAGCTGGAGGCGCGGCTCAAGGCGCGCATGGAGACCCTCCGCATCGGCGACCCGCTCGACAAGGCCATCGACATCGGTGCCATCATTGCGCCGGTGCAGCTCGAGAAGATCCGCGAGCTGGTGGCGAAGGGGGAGGAGGAGGGGGGCCGGATGTGGCAGCCGTCATGGAGCTGCCCGACCGAGGGTTACTTCTATCCCCCCACGCTCTTCACCGACGTGGCGCCGTCCGCGACGGTGGCCCAGGTCGAAATATTCGGACCCGTCGTGGTGATGATGAGCTTCCGGACCCCGACGGAGGCGGTGGAGCTCGCCAACAACACCCGGTACGGCCTGGCCGCCAGCGTGTGGACGGAGAGCATCAACCTCGCGCTCGATATCGCCCCGAAGGTCAAGGCCGGCTCGGTCTGGGTCAACTGCACCAACGTGTTCGACGCCGCCGCCGGCTTCGGCGGTTATCGCGAGAGCGGATTCGGCCGCGAAGGGGGAAAAGAAGGGCTGTGGGAGTATGTGAAGGACGGCAGGGCCGCGGGGCAGGGGGGCAGGGGGGCGGCGACCGCCTATTCGGCTTCCGCAGGCGCCACGGCCAAGTCGCCCCGCCGCCCCGCCGCCCAGCCTTCCATTGACCGTACCCCCAAGCTCTACATCGGCGGCGCGCAGGTGCGTCCCGATTCCGGCTACAGCCTGCCCGTGCATGACCGGTCGGGTGCGGTGGCGGGGGAGGTGGGGCATGGCAACCGGAAGGACATCCGCAACGCCGTGGAGGCGGCCCATGCGGCGCGCGGCTGGGGCAGGGCCACGGCGCATCTCCGTGCCCAGGTGCTGTACTACATCGCCGAGAACCTGGACGCGCGCCGCGACGAGTTTGTGAGCCGCATCGTCGACCTCACCGGGCGGAGCAAGAAGCAGGGCCGGGAGGAGGTGGACATGTCGCTGTCGCGACTCTTCAGCTATGCCGCCTGGGCGGACAAGTGGGATGGGCGGGTCCACCATACGCCAATCCGGAACGTGACGCTCGCGATGCCGGAGCCGCTGGGAGTCATGGCGGTGGTCTGCCCGGAGGAATGGCCCCTCCTGGGGTTCATCTCCACGACGATTCCGCCACTGGCCATGGGCAACGCCGTCGTGGCGGTGCCTTCTGTCCGGTGGCCGCTCCTTGCCACTGATCTCTACCAGGTGCTGGACACCTCCGACCTGCCCGGGGGCGCTCTCAACATCGTGACCGGGCCCAGCGAGGAGCTGGCGGCGGTGCTGGCGGCACACGACGACGTGGACGCGATGTGGTACTGGGGGTCAGCGGCGGGGAGCGCGGAGGTGGAGCGACTGTCGGCGGGCAACCTGAAACAGACCTGGGTGGATCATGGCCGGGGTGTTCGCTGGGAGGTGCCTGTGGACGGGGAGGGGGAGCGGTTTCTCCGTCACGCCACCCAGGTCAAGAACGTCTGGGTGCCTTACGGGGAGTAG
- the deoC gene encoding deoxyribose-phosphate aldolase has protein sequence MPTSPSRPGAPPADLPVSVHPRNPGVPLDLSWVQAIRANRSAIERRAATIPKRRTVKKEYQAAWLLRAITLMDLTTLQGDDTPARVRRLCAKARAPVREDLLAALGAEGLGIRVAAVCVYHSLVPAAVEALRGTGIPVAAVSTGFPAGLSPFPQRVAEIRASVEAGADEIDVVITRGHVLGGDWQALYDEVRTFRDACGDAHIKVILGTGELGTLRNVARASVVAMMAGADFIKTSTGKEPVNATLPVGLVMARAIRDYLERTDSRVGFKPAGGIRTAKDSLDWLAMMKDELGDLWLRPELFRFGASGLLTDIERQLEYFVTGRYSASHRHPLA, from the coding sequence ATGCCCACGAGTCCAAGCCGCCCTGGCGCGCCGCCGGCGGACCTTCCAGTCTCGGTACATCCCCGCAATCCCGGGGTGCCACTCGATTTGTCCTGGGTCCAGGCCATCCGCGCCAACCGGAGCGCCATCGAGCGTCGGGCCGCCACGATTCCCAAGCGGCGCACGGTCAAGAAGGAATACCAGGCGGCCTGGCTCCTCCGCGCCATCACCCTGATGGACCTCACCACCCTGCAGGGCGACGACACCCCGGCCCGGGTGCGCCGCCTCTGTGCCAAGGCCCGTGCGCCGGTCCGGGAGGACCTCCTCGCCGCCCTGGGCGCCGAAGGACTTGGCATTCGGGTGGCGGCGGTCTGCGTTTACCACAGCCTCGTGCCGGCGGCGGTGGAAGCGTTGCGCGGCACCGGCATTCCGGTGGCCGCCGTCTCCACCGGATTTCCTGCCGGACTCAGCCCGTTCCCCCAGCGGGTGGCGGAGATTCGCGCCTCGGTCGAGGCGGGGGCGGATGAAATCGACGTGGTCATCACCCGGGGACATGTGCTCGGCGGAGACTGGCAGGCGCTGTACGACGAGGTCCGGACCTTTCGCGATGCCTGCGGCGATGCCCACATCAAGGTGATCCTCGGGACGGGTGAACTCGGCACGCTCCGCAACGTGGCGCGGGCCAGCGTGGTGGCGATGATGGCCGGCGCCGACTTCATCAAGACCTCCACCGGCAAGGAGCCGGTCAACGCGACACTCCCTGTCGGGCTGGTGATGGCGCGCGCCATCCGGGACTACCTCGAGCGCACGGACAGCCGAGTGGGATTCAAGCCCGCCGGTGGGATCCGCACCGCAAAGGACTCGCTGGACTGGCTCGCCATGATGAAGGACGAACTGGGCGATCTGTGGCTCCGCCCGGAGCTCTTCCGGTTCGGGGCGAGCGGACTGCTGACCGACATCGAACGGCAACTCGAATATTTCGTCACCGGCCGCTACTCGGCCTCGCATCGCCACCCGCTGGCGTAG